A single region of the Streptomyces sp. NBC_01262 genome encodes:
- a CDS encoding isopentenyl transferase family protein, with the protein MRRDRAWRWRARDVICSDRLRRRCCSSLLAASGRPVPAELSTTDRAISLATRLF; encoded by the coding sequence ATGCGGCGAGATCGAGCATGGCGGTGGCGTGCTCGGGACGTGATCTGTAGTGATCGGCTGCGGCGGCGATGTTGTTCCAGCCTGCTTGCCGCGTCAGGCCGACCCGTCCCTGCCGAGCTCAGCACAACAGACAGAGCCATCTCCCTCGCGACCCGCCTGTTCTGA
- a CDS encoding DUF4386 domain-containing protein has translation MCTPKTTARLVGALFILASATAIIGGSLLLPIEEPDFLSTNAEQTQLATGAVFEVILAASVIAIPALLFPVLRRDSEPLAIGYVAVRTLEAVLVLGATTSALVMTSLVGTGTTTTIGDLLLTTRDWAVRIGTLVVFGAGAGILNTALLRARQVPSWLAWWGLIGGALALLRGVIETYGVELSGLVATVLTAPIGIQEMVFAVWLIVKGLPSAVPPPVVARS, from the coding sequence ATGTGCACGCCGAAGACCACAGCACGGCTAGTGGGCGCGCTGTTCATCCTGGCCTCGGCCACCGCCATCATCGGGGGCTCTCTGCTGCTGCCCATCGAGGAGCCAGACTTCTTGAGCACCAACGCCGAGCAGACCCAACTCGCCACGGGTGCTGTGTTCGAAGTGATCCTCGCCGCCAGCGTCATCGCCATCCCGGCCCTGCTGTTCCCCGTCCTGCGGCGCGACAGCGAACCCCTGGCGATCGGCTACGTCGCGGTCCGGACTCTGGAGGCTGTGCTGGTCCTCGGCGCCACAACCAGCGCCCTGGTGATGACGTCCCTGGTCGGCACCGGCACCACGACAACGATCGGTGACCTGTTGCTCACCACCCGGGACTGGGCCGTCCGCATCGGCACGTTAGTCGTGTTCGGCGCTGGCGCCGGCATTCTCAACACCGCCCTGCTCCGCGCCCGGCAGGTGCCGTCGTGGCTGGCCTGGTGGGGGCTGATCGGTGGTGCCCTGGCGCTGCTGCGCGGTGTGATCGAGACGTACGGCGTCGAGCTGAGCGGCCTGGTGGCGACCGTCCTCACCGCACCCATCGGGATCCAAGAGATGGTCTTCGCCGTGTGGCTCATCGTCAAGGGCCTTCCGTCGGCCGTGCCGCCCCCGGTTGTGGCGCGGTCGTGA